The Nitrospiraceae bacterium genome includes a region encoding these proteins:
- a CDS encoding sigma-54-dependent Fis family transcriptional regulator — protein MADERILVVDDDPSLLTLLKMRLHSMGFVVTACGSGGDALSRVQEDPYDFAILDLRLPDADGLDLMEELHQHQTNLPILILTAHGCIPNAVEAMKKGAYGYLTKPFDDKELLESIDKALTTKRMSQEIHRLQLLVNELYGLENVVARSAEMHTVLKQVAQVAKTDTTVCISGETGTGKEVIARVLHCNSPRASKPFMAVNCAAIPETLFESELFGHMKGSFTGAHQNKRGLIQSADKGTLFLDEIGEMPLSLQGKLLRAIQNREVVPVGGQVPVKVDVRILAATNKDLELAVREGRFREDLYYRIHVVPLWIPPLRQRREDIPSLAQFFLKRSIEHHGKIVKGFSPEAMQALITYPWPGNVRELENMIERAVVMSPQDIITAEFLALSPQEQSKPGGLQPLTDAKEAFEKEYLQDLLKATQGNISKAAQIAGRYRADFYKLLKKYGLHPSDRQDDASHSTGQPGLQ, from the coding sequence ATGGCTGATGAACGAATTCTTGTTGTTGATGACGATCCAAGTTTACTGACCCTCCTGAAAATGCGCCTGCATTCCATGGGGTTTGTGGTGACGGCGTGTGGTTCCGGAGGGGATGCGTTGAGTCGGGTCCAGGAAGATCCCTATGATTTTGCCATTTTGGATCTTCGATTGCCGGATGCTGATGGCTTGGATCTGATGGAGGAATTGCACCAGCATCAAACGAATCTTCCAATCCTGATTTTAACGGCGCATGGCTGTATTCCTAATGCGGTGGAAGCCATGAAAAAGGGTGCGTATGGGTATTTAACCAAACCGTTTGATGACAAAGAATTACTGGAGAGTATTGATAAAGCCCTCACTACCAAACGAATGAGTCAGGAGATTCATCGCCTACAACTGCTGGTGAACGAATTATATGGGCTTGAAAACGTCGTGGCCCGGAGTGCGGAAATGCATACGGTGTTGAAGCAGGTGGCTCAAGTGGCGAAGACCGATACCACCGTCTGTATTTCCGGAGAAACCGGAACAGGGAAAGAAGTTATTGCACGCGTGCTGCATTGTAATAGCCCTCGAGCTTCGAAACCGTTTATGGCTGTCAATTGTGCAGCTATTCCAGAAACGTTGTTCGAAAGTGAGTTATTCGGGCATATGAAGGGTTCCTTTACCGGGGCCCATCAGAATAAACGGGGATTAATCCAAAGTGCTGACAAGGGAACGTTATTTTTAGATGAAATTGGTGAAATGCCTTTGTCATTACAGGGAAAACTCTTGCGGGCCATTCAAAATCGAGAGGTGGTGCCCGTCGGAGGGCAAGTGCCCGTGAAGGTGGATGTGAGAATTCTGGCCGCAACCAATAAGGATTTGGAGTTAGCCGTCCGGGAAGGACGATTTCGAGAAGATTTGTATTATCGGATTCACGTCGTTCCCTTGTGGATTCCTCCGCTACGGCAACGACGGGAGGATATTCCTTCCCTCGCCCAGTTTTTTCTTAAACGGAGCATAGAGCATCACGGAAAAATCGTCAAAGGATTTTCCCCGGAAGCCATGCAGGCCTTAATTACGTATCCTTGGCCCGGGAATGTTCGAGAGCTTGAGAATATGATTGAACGCGCGGTCGTCATGTCTCCTCAAGATATCATTACGGCAGAATTTCTTGCACTTTCTCCTCAGGAACAAAGCAAGCCAGGTGGCCTTCAGCCATTAACTGATGCGAAGGAGGCATTTGAGAAGGAGTACCTCCAAGACCTGCTCAAAGCCACCCAAGGAAACATTTCAAAGGCGGCACAAATTGCCGGGCGCTATCGGGCAGATTTTTATAAACTGCTCAAAAAATATGGATTGCATCCCTCTGATAGACAGGATGATGCGTCTCATTCGACCGGCCAACCAGGACTTCAATAA
- a CDS encoding HAMP domain-containing histidine kinase: MLTRLSIFWRLTLGYLTILALVVGVNLYILHQFRALTELGAELATHHFPAVETAKRLITSLYAQLKSDKQYLVLRDTTLLKDFLQEAENFRKTLKALQEQENPGSTLEALAKTKELHEEFHTLFLSVGVEQADRSPQAIASYEQNRDTLITAITQSINAYITAQEASVGAILKDSHLRSVQAQEITKQLLVMALVLGLGLAGIASYSILRPLRRVKAQIRRIGQGQFGGTISLSVPQELRELVGQVNWMGEKLQKLDEMKSEFLANISHELRTPLTSIREGSQLLLDGIPGTLTKDQRETLTIISESSQRLNHLIGNLLDLSRMEADMVSYNFSPTDLNRLVVRSTEKVKFLAERKNIHLTLDLFQNKVRFYDLDGPRMEQVLENLLSNAIKFSPEGTTVLIRSRPDSSGEGLQFSVSDTGPGIPEADLPHIFERFYQGKTQEGRVYVGSGIGLALAKRVVEAHGGKIWAESILGTGTALHFTIPKRKHTGNAH, from the coding sequence ATGTTGACACGTCTATCTATATTTTGGCGATTAACCCTTGGGTACCTGACAATCCTTGCGTTGGTGGTAGGCGTGAATTTATATATTCTCCATCAATTTCGTGCCTTAACGGAATTAGGCGCTGAGTTAGCAACCCATCACTTTCCAGCTGTGGAGACGGCCAAGCGACTCATTACCAGTCTATATGCGCAATTAAAAAGTGATAAGCAATATTTGGTGCTTCGGGATACCACTCTTCTGAAAGATTTTCTTCAGGAGGCTGAGAATTTTCGCAAAACCCTAAAGGCGCTCCAGGAACAGGAAAACCCTGGCAGTACGCTGGAAGCCCTTGCAAAAACCAAAGAACTTCATGAAGAATTTCATACCTTATTTTTGAGTGTTGGCGTTGAACAAGCCGACCGTTCTCCTCAGGCTATCGCCAGCTATGAGCAAAACCGGGATACCTTGATTACGGCCATAACCCAATCCATTAATGCTTATATTACTGCTCAGGAAGCCAGTGTCGGTGCGATTCTCAAGGATTCCCATCTTCGTTCGGTGCAGGCCCAGGAAATTACGAAACAGCTTCTGGTGATGGCGTTGGTTCTAGGTCTTGGCTTGGCCGGGATCGCCAGCTATAGTATCCTTCGGCCTCTTCGACGAGTCAAAGCTCAAATCCGCAGAATTGGACAAGGTCAATTTGGAGGGACGATCTCCCTTTCTGTTCCACAGGAGTTACGTGAACTGGTGGGCCAGGTAAATTGGATGGGCGAAAAACTACAAAAGTTAGATGAAATGAAGTCGGAATTCCTGGCAAATATTTCTCATGAGTTACGGACCCCGTTAACGTCCATTCGTGAGGGCTCGCAGCTTTTGCTGGATGGAATTCCTGGAACGCTGACGAAAGACCAGCGCGAAACGCTCACCATTATTTCTGAGAGTAGTCAGCGGCTCAATCATCTAATTGGGAATCTCTTAGATTTATCCCGGATGGAGGCCGACATGGTCTCCTACAATTTTAGTCCCACCGACTTAAATCGTTTGGTCGTCCGGTCGACAGAAAAAGTCAAATTTCTCGCAGAACGAAAAAATATTCATCTGACTCTCGATTTGTTTCAGAACAAGGTGAGGTTCTATGATCTGGATGGGCCAAGGATGGAACAAGTGTTGGAAAACCTTTTATCAAATGCGATTAAATTTAGTCCTGAAGGAACGACCGTGTTGATTCGATCAAGGCCGGATAGTAGCGGAGAAGGGCTGCAATTTTCCGTGTCTGACACGGGACCGGGAATTCCCGAAGCTGATTTGCCTCATATTTTCGAACGATTTTACCAGGGGAAAACCCAAGAAGGCCGTGTGTATGTGGGGAGTGGAATCGGGCTGGCTTTGGCGAAGCGGGTCGTCGAAGCCCATGGTGGAAAAATCTGGGCTGAGAGTATTCTGGGAACCGGGACGGCATTGCATTTTACCATTCCCAAACGAAAACATACGGGGAATGCCCATTGA